Proteins from one Chroococcidiopsis sp. CCMEE 29 genomic window:
- a CDS encoding hybrid sensor histidine kinase/response regulator, with protein sequence MSQEKEREIQLQFLEEAQDYLNTIDSRLIGISATTEIDNQAMDAVLRAAHSIKGGAAMMGFETLSHLAHRVENFFKVIKTQKHSVDAEVEGLLLAGVDCLRRVVELSYQVPVVDRQWLESNVNPILERLDELLGPQAEENTVTPLSPVNGQDTVTMIFETEVEECLQRLEMILADPEKPGLFEEISTMAQDLGSLGEILQVEAFKNLCESINQHLETTPDRVEEIASLAVQAWRRSQAAVVTGQIDTLPAAIDLVNPAEAAEAIPVVPAKVAETSITSVTGSSLSEKQELAPATDFKENQENTVRVPIKQLEQLNDLFGELTIERNGLDLHLERLRNSVKILERRTRTLQQSYTRLQTEQAFPSGEGQSRQSPDQSYNSFDRRDQDNNLEGRLQEVMANLVQLQEVTEDIDLSLKDTDQIVGDLNRTAKQLQTCITQLRMRPFSDLVGRFPRALRELALQYGKNVELKIQGGSTLIDRSILEALNNPLMHLLRNAFDHGIEDPATRQASGKPEQGTIEIKAAYRGNQALITLSDDGGGIDLDKVRVRAQQLGLDAAAIATARDEELLTLIFEPGFSTADQVTALSGRGVGMDVVRTNLRQIRGGIKVDTTLGVGTTFTINVPLTLSVARVLLVESQGMLLAFPTTAIEEILLLNPEQILTSVGEEAIPWKGYRVPLIHLSDWLQFRCPQVTADSEATPLMSVPSVLILAQGNEWVGLQVDCCWGEQEVAIRPVEGAIAMPPGFTGCTILGDGRVVPLVNAPDLLHWIASCQQQRSPNLELEDKYQAAAPQSQNNTILLVDDSINVRRFLSLTLEKAGYRVEQARDGQDALEKLLSGLPITAAICDIDMPRLDGYGFLARVKSNPAFQNLPIVMLTSRSGDRERQLAMNLGATAYFCKPYNKQELLQTLNNLLQN encoded by the coding sequence ATGTCCCAGGAAAAAGAACGTGAAATCCAGCTTCAGTTTTTAGAAGAAGCGCAGGATTACCTGAATACTATTGATTCCAGACTGATCGGAATTAGTGCCACTACCGAGATTGACAATCAAGCGATGGATGCTGTACTACGGGCAGCTCATTCCATTAAAGGTGGTGCGGCAATGATGGGGTTTGAGACTTTGAGTCATTTGGCTCACCGGGTGGAAAATTTTTTCAAAGTCATAAAAACACAGAAACATTCCGTAGATGCTGAGGTAGAAGGTTTATTGCTGGCTGGAGTTGATTGTCTCCGTCGAGTGGTGGAGTTGAGTTATCAGGTACCAGTTGTCGATCGGCAGTGGTTAGAAAGTAACGTCAATCCAATTTTGGAGCGGTTGGATGAGCTGCTAGGGCCTCAGGCAGAAGAAAACACAGTCACACCGTTGTCGCCAGTAAATGGGCAAGACACGGTGACAATGATTTTTGAAACGGAAGTAGAAGAATGTCTGCAACGTCTAGAAATGATTTTGGCAGATCCGGAAAAGCCCGGCTTGTTTGAAGAAATTTCGACGATGGCGCAGGATTTGGGAAGTTTGGGGGAAATACTACAGGTTGAGGCTTTTAAAAATCTGTGTGAATCAATTAATCAACACCTAGAAACCACTCCTGATCGCGTTGAAGAAATTGCTAGTTTGGCAGTGCAAGCATGGCGACGATCGCAAGCAGCGGTGGTTACAGGGCAGATTGATACCCTTCCAGCTGCAATAGATTTAGTCAATCCGGCTGAAGCAGCAGAGGCAATACCTGTTGTGCCAGCCAAAGTCGCCGAGACATCTATTACATCCGTTACGGGGTCTAGCTTATCAGAGAAACAAGAGTTAGCTCCAGCTACGGATTTCAAAGAAAATCAGGAAAATACTGTTCGAGTTCCGATTAAACAGCTAGAACAACTGAATGATTTATTTGGTGAATTAACCATCGAGCGGAATGGACTAGATTTACACCTCGAACGCTTACGTAACTCAGTTAAAATTCTGGAGCGGAGGACGCGTACGCTCCAGCAATCGTACACTCGTCTCCAAACTGAACAGGCGTTTCCCTCTGGGGAAGGGCAATCTAGGCAATCGCCCGATCAGAGTTATAACTCTTTCGACCGTCGGGATCAGGACAACAACCTCGAAGGGCGATTGCAGGAAGTGATGGCAAACCTTGTTCAGTTGCAAGAAGTTACAGAGGACATCGATCTAAGCCTGAAAGATACAGATCAAATTGTTGGCGATCTTAACCGGACTGCCAAGCAGCTGCAAACCTGCATTACCCAGTTACGCATGCGCCCTTTTTCTGATTTAGTCGGGCGATTTCCTAGAGCATTACGAGAACTTGCTTTACAGTACGGCAAAAATGTTGAACTCAAAATTCAGGGTGGTAGCACGCTGATTGATCGCAGCATCTTGGAAGCACTAAATAACCCCTTGATGCATCTGCTGCGAAATGCGTTCGATCATGGAATAGAAGATCCTGCAACTCGCCAGGCATCTGGTAAACCCGAACAGGGCACGATTGAAATTAAAGCAGCGTACCGGGGTAACCAAGCGTTGATTACCTTGAGTGATGATGGTGGCGGCATCGATTTGGATAAAGTTCGCGTGCGAGCCCAACAGCTAGGACTTGATGCAGCTGCGATCGCTACAGCTAGAGATGAAGAACTTTTAACCCTGATTTTTGAGCCTGGTTTTAGCACCGCCGATCAAGTTACGGCTTTATCCGGTCGAGGTGTGGGGATGGATGTGGTTCGCACTAACCTTAGACAAATTCGCGGTGGCATCAAAGTTGATACCACCCTAGGAGTAGGAACAACCTTTACTATCAACGTGCCATTAACTTTATCCGTGGCGCGAGTGCTATTGGTTGAGAGCCAGGGGATGTTATTGGCATTTCCCACCACTGCAATTGAAGAGATCCTGTTACTCAATCCAGAACAGATTTTGACAAGTGTGGGCGAAGAAGCCATACCTTGGAAAGGATACAGGGTACCTCTGATTCACTTGAGCGATTGGCTACAGTTTCGCTGTCCCCAAGTTACAGCAGATTCCGAAGCCACACCGCTGATGAGTGTACCAAGTGTATTAATACTTGCTCAAGGGAATGAGTGGGTAGGGCTGCAAGTAGACTGCTGCTGGGGCGAACAGGAAGTTGCTATCCGCCCCGTTGAAGGAGCGATCGCCATGCCTCCTGGCTTCACCGGCTGTACAATTCTCGGAGATGGGCGAGTTGTGCCTCTAGTAAATGCTCCAGATTTACTGCATTGGATTGCCAGTTGTCAGCAGCAGCGATCGCCCAACTTGGAGCTAGAAGATAAATACCAAGCTGCTGCACCTCAAAGCCAGAACAACACTATTTTATTAGTAGATGACTCGATTAATGTTCGTCGCTTTTTGTCGTTGACTTTAGAAAAAGCTGGATACCGTGTAGAACAAGCGAGAGATGGTCAAGATGCTCTCGAAAAACTCCTGAGTGGATTACCAATCACGGCGGCTATTTGTGACATTGATATGCCTCGCCTAGATGGTTATGGCTTTTTAGCTCGTGTCAAATCGAATCCTGCTTTCCAAAATTTACCGATTGTGATGCTGACGTCTCGCAGTGGAGATAGAGAGCGTCAACTCGCCATGAACTTGGGGGCAACAGCCTATTTCTGTAAGCCTTACAACAAGCAGGAGTTACTACAAACTTTAAACAACCTGCTCCAGAATTAA
- a CDS encoding glycosyltransferase — translation MKILFLDQSGKPGGAELCLIDIAKPYQDSCLVGLFADGPFKDLLEQQYIPVQVLAAQPIQVRKESSLVQGLSSLGQIGPLIARVVQIAREYDLIYANTQKALVVGALASFFTRRPLVYHLHDILCDQHFSGTNRRLAVTLANRASLVIANSKASQAAFLEAGGRSDIVDVVYNGFEPAVYQHQFDPIKIKQQLGLDGQFLVGHFSRLSPWKGQHILLEALAHCPKDVTAILVGDALFGEQDYVQQLHEQVALLGLEEQVQFLGFRSDVVSLMAACDLVAHTSTAAEPFGRVIVEAMLCGRPVVAAQAGGAVELVETGKTGWLVPPGDALQLAAAIANCRQQPELTKSIAHQAQIEASQRFHLSTINQQIAQLLSRVRLQHQS, via the coding sequence ATGAAAATCCTCTTCCTAGACCAGAGCGGCAAGCCAGGTGGTGCAGAGCTTTGTCTCATAGATATTGCAAAGCCTTACCAAGATAGCTGCCTGGTAGGCTTATTTGCAGATGGGCCTTTTAAAGATTTACTAGAGCAGCAATATATCCCAGTCCAAGTTTTAGCGGCTCAACCAATACAAGTGCGTAAAGAAAGCAGCTTAGTACAAGGGTTAAGCAGCTTGGGTCAAATTGGACCTCTGATTGCTCGGGTCGTTCAAATAGCCCGTGAATACGATTTAATTTACGCCAATACGCAAAAAGCTTTGGTTGTTGGGGCTCTAGCTAGCTTTTTCACCCGTCGCCCTCTGGTTTATCACCTGCATGACATTCTCTGCGATCAGCACTTTAGCGGCACTAATCGTCGTCTGGCTGTGACTCTGGCTAATCGTGCATCATTAGTGATTGCCAACTCCAAAGCAAGTCAAGCAGCCTTCTTAGAAGCAGGAGGACGTTCAGATATAGTAGATGTCGTCTACAACGGCTTTGAACCAGCGGTTTATCAACACCAGTTTGATCCCATAAAAATCAAACAGCAACTCGGACTCGATGGGCAGTTTTTAGTAGGTCACTTCAGCCGTCTGTCACCTTGGAAAGGACAGCATATTTTGCTTGAAGCTCTTGCTCACTGTCCCAAGGATGTGACAGCAATTTTAGTCGGTGATGCACTGTTCGGCGAGCAAGATTATGTACAGCAGTTACACGAACAAGTTGCACTCCTAGGACTTGAGGAGCAGGTTCAATTTTTAGGATTTCGTTCGGATGTTGTGTCACTGATGGCAGCCTGTGATTTGGTTGCCCATACTTCAACCGCAGCAGAACCTTTCGGGCGAGTTATTGTTGAAGCAATGCTATGTGGTCGCCCTGTGGTTGCAGCTCAAGCCGGAGGTGCAGTTGAATTAGTGGAGACAGGAAAGACGGGTTGGTTGGTTCCGCCTGGAGATGCCCTTCAACTGGCAGCAGCGATCGCCAATTGTCGCCAACAGCCAGAGCTAACTAAATCTATTGCCCACCAAGCACAAATTGAGGCAAGTCAGCGCTTTCACTTGTCAACGATTAATCAGCAGATTGCTCAACTGCTAAGTCGGGTACGGTTACAGCATCAAAGTTAA
- a CDS encoding polysaccharide biosynthesis tyrosine autokinase yields MVRVTESNLNATAETDAGYGQLFSVLMRRRFWLLGVLGGVLSLATLYTLIAQPTYKSTMQLLIEANYQGRRETDPQQLQSQQFADSSVKIDDYATQINVMRSSLLIQRAVDILRPEYPTIDVEEIKKNLVLRQVVEEKVNTKIVEATYRDNDPIKTQRVLEAIYRVYQIYNREQQEQRLKKGLKFINEQIPEVRKSVDQAEGRLEQFRKNQNLIDPEQQAASIAQSVNAIQQERQVLRAQFNDLQARFGALQQQLARSPQQALIASRLSQSPRYQSVLNELQKTELALAQRRVVFTDEDPNVQKLLELRQSQIQMLQSEGGRVLGQQQAQANNAGGELLQEGQFSQIDQTLTNQLVDVQTNLSALRARDVSLAQTQQQLRAELDRFPVLLAEYGRLQPLVQINREKLQQLQRAQQELSLEIARGGFDWQALEEPQLGRQIGPNLQRNLLLGLVAGLMLGGVAAFMREVVDDSVHSSDELEKQVELPLLGMTPELPRGKASEPIVSLPFGEPKRLAPWTVQVSNWPPSWESLDLIYKNIQLLNSVSAFQSLMVTSAVAGEGKSTLALGLALSAARLHQKVLLIDADLRRPNLHKMLNLPNEQGLSTLLVNDASVPTQSSIQSSGSYIDILTAGPTPVDPANLLSSQRMRELMSAFEETYDLILMDAPPVLGMVDAILAASFCSGVVLVSRMGQVTKTELAQATTMLSKLNVIGVVANGVNGAATSTYVPYTREHGVVLNKVWGS; encoded by the coding sequence ATGGTTAGAGTGACTGAAAGCAATTTAAATGCAACTGCTGAAACAGATGCAGGTTACGGACAACTGTTTTCAGTTTTAATGCGGCGGCGTTTTTGGCTACTGGGGGTCTTGGGCGGAGTTTTGTCTTTGGCTACCCTCTACACCCTGATAGCACAGCCTACTTATAAAAGTACCATGCAGCTGCTAATAGAGGCTAACTATCAAGGTAGAAGAGAAACAGACCCACAACAGCTTCAAAGCCAACAGTTTGCTGACTCTAGTGTCAAGATAGACGACTATGCCACTCAAATTAACGTGATGCGGAGTTCTCTACTAATCCAAAGAGCAGTAGATATACTTCGTCCTGAATATCCCACTATTGATGTAGAGGAAATTAAAAAAAATTTGGTATTGAGACAGGTAGTTGAGGAGAAAGTCAATACTAAAATCGTCGAAGCGACTTACAGAGATAACGATCCAATTAAAACCCAAAGAGTGCTAGAGGCAATCTATCGGGTTTATCAAATTTATAACCGAGAACAACAGGAACAGCGTTTAAAGAAGGGTCTTAAATTTATCAACGAGCAGATTCCAGAGGTGCGTAAGAGTGTCGATCAGGCTGAGGGTAGACTAGAACAGTTTCGCAAAAATCAGAACCTGATCGATCCAGAACAACAGGCAGCCTCCATCGCTCAGTCCGTAAATGCAATTCAGCAGGAACGACAAGTACTCCGCGCCCAGTTCAATGATTTGCAAGCTCGTTTCGGGGCACTGCAACAGCAACTTGCCCGTTCTCCACAGCAAGCTCTTATTGCTTCTCGTCTGAGTCAGTCTCCACGTTACCAATCTGTACTCAATGAGTTGCAAAAAACGGAATTGGCTCTAGCACAGCGACGAGTGGTGTTCACCGATGAAGATCCTAACGTGCAAAAGTTGCTAGAACTACGCCAGAGCCAAATCCAGATGTTGCAGTCAGAAGGTGGACGGGTTTTAGGGCAACAGCAAGCTCAAGCCAACAATGCTGGAGGAGAGTTGCTGCAAGAAGGGCAATTTAGTCAGATCGACCAGACTCTAACTAATCAATTAGTGGATGTGCAGACAAATTTGAGTGCTTTGCGTGCTCGTGATGTCAGCTTGGCACAAACGCAGCAGCAGTTGCGTGCGGAACTCGATCGATTCCCAGTACTGCTAGCTGAGTACGGTCGTTTACAACCATTAGTCCAAATCAATCGAGAAAAGCTTCAGCAATTACAGCGAGCACAGCAGGAATTGAGCTTAGAAATTGCTCGAGGAGGATTTGATTGGCAAGCTTTAGAGGAGCCACAACTGGGTAGGCAAATAGGTCCCAACCTCCAGCGAAATTTATTGTTAGGGTTAGTAGCTGGGTTGATGCTGGGTGGTGTTGCTGCCTTTATGCGCGAAGTAGTTGATGACTCTGTGCATAGCTCTGATGAATTAGAGAAGCAGGTTGAACTGCCTCTGCTAGGAATGACGCCCGAATTGCCGCGAGGCAAAGCTAGTGAGCCAATTGTCAGCCTACCTTTCGGCGAGCCAAAACGCCTTGCACCTTGGACAGTTCAAGTCAGTAATTGGCCACCATCTTGGGAATCCCTGGATCTAATTTATAAGAACATTCAACTGCTAAATTCTGTTTCAGCATTCCAATCTTTGATGGTCACCTCAGCCGTGGCTGGTGAGGGTAAGTCAACGTTAGCGCTGGGTTTGGCACTTAGTGCTGCTCGTTTACACCAAAAGGTACTGTTGATTGATGCAGATTTACGCCGTCCTAATCTGCACAAAATGCTCAACCTCCCCAATGAGCAAGGGCTTTCAACTTTACTAGTCAACGACGCGAGTGTCCCAACTCAAAGTAGTATTCAATCCTCAGGTTCATACATTGATATTCTGACCGCCGGACCCACGCCAGTAGATCCAGCGAATCTGTTGAGTTCCCAGCGGATGCGGGAATTAATGTCAGCTTTTGAAGAAACTTATGACTTAATTCTGATGGATGCGCCGCCAGTATTAGGTATGGTAGATGCAATTTTAGCTGCGTCATTTTGCAGTGGTGTGGTGTTGGTATCACGTATGGGTCAAGTAACGAAAACCGAACTCGCACAGGCTACAACCATGCTGAGCAAGTTAAACGTGATTGGGGTTGTAGCAAATGGAGTGAACGGCGCTGCTACCAGTACCTATGTACCCTACACGCGGGAACATGGGGTTGTGCTCAACAAAGTGTGGGGTAGCTAA
- a CDS encoding glycosyltransferase: MKIALVHDYLTQRGGAERVFELLCQRYPNADIYTSLYDPEQTVALGDRLVHTTGLQKLPGAVKYFRMLAPLYFPAFRSLNLQDYDLVISSSSSFAKAVKKRKGARHICFCHNVTRFLWDTQTYLREYGDYRYFYPLIETIFHQMRKVDLAYAQEPDLYIANSSVVAHRIQKYYGKQALVINYPISSSNFTFSSKKDNFYLASARLISYKRIDVIIEAFNWLGWPLFIIGNGPERERLKAKALKNVQFLGHVTDSERSYLMSKARSVIVAALEDYGLVPVEANASGTPVIAYGAGGVLDTQLPGHTGVFFNRQTPDALHAALLDASQISWDYRKIRHHALSQFSEEAFFSKVEHVISEVGSVT; this comes from the coding sequence ATGAAGATTGCTCTAGTTCATGATTACTTGACACAGCGAGGCGGCGCAGAACGGGTATTTGAGTTACTTTGTCAGCGTTACCCTAACGCTGACATTTACACATCTTTGTACGATCCTGAACAAACAGTTGCTCTAGGCGATCGCCTAGTCCACACAACCGGACTTCAAAAGCTTCCGGGAGCAGTGAAGTATTTCAGAATGCTGGCTCCCTTGTATTTTCCAGCTTTTCGCTCCTTGAATCTGCAAGATTATGATTTGGTTATCAGCAGTAGCAGTAGCTTTGCTAAGGCAGTAAAAAAACGAAAGGGAGCGCGGCACATCTGCTTCTGTCATAATGTGACTCGTTTTCTTTGGGATACCCAAACTTACCTACGAGAGTATGGAGATTATCGCTATTTTTACCCTTTAATTGAAACAATCTTTCACCAGATGCGTAAGGTAGATCTAGCTTACGCTCAGGAGCCAGACCTTTACATTGCTAATTCTAGTGTCGTAGCTCATCGCATTCAGAAATACTATGGCAAGCAAGCACTGGTGATCAACTATCCGATTAGTAGTAGTAATTTCACCTTTTCGAGTAAAAAAGATAACTTCTATCTAGCATCAGCTCGCCTAATCAGCTACAAACGTATTGATGTAATTATTGAAGCTTTTAATTGGTTGGGATGGCCATTATTCATTATCGGAAATGGTCCAGAGAGAGAGCGTTTGAAAGCAAAAGCGTTGAAAAATGTTCAATTTTTAGGACATGTAACCGATTCAGAGCGCAGTTATTTAATGTCAAAAGCTCGCTCTGTAATTGTCGCAGCCTTAGAAGATTATGGACTAGTTCCAGTAGAAGCGAATGCGAGTGGAACCCCAGTCATTGCATATGGGGCGGGTGGTGTATTAGACACACAATTACCGGGTCATACGGGAGTCTTTTTTAATAGACAAACACCGGATGCACTCCATGCTGCACTGCTTGATGCCAGTCAAATTTCATGGGATTACAGAAAAATTCGTCATCATGCTCTCAGCCAGTTCTCAGAGGAAGCCTTTTTTAGCAAAGTTGAGCACGTGATTTCGGAAGTTGGCAGTGTTACTTAA
- a CDS encoding 2Fe-2S iron-sulfur cluster-binding protein translates to MAEYQVRLVNRAIALDKTIIVPDDQYILDMAETASIRLPAGCRQGECSACIAKLVSGQVDQSEQKFLRPSELEAGYTVTCVAYPLSDCTLHTHQEQVLYQSSLYYSK, encoded by the coding sequence ATGGCAGAATATCAAGTCAGGTTAGTCAACCGAGCGATCGCTCTGGACAAAACGATTATAGTCCCAGACGATCAGTACATTCTAGACATGGCTGAAACGGCTAGTATCCGTTTACCAGCAGGATGTCGCCAAGGGGAATGCTCTGCCTGCATAGCCAAGCTAGTAAGCGGCCAGGTAGATCAAAGCGAGCAAAAGTTTCTCCGTCCGTCAGAACTAGAGGCTGGGTACACTGTTACCTGTGTCGCTTATCCACTATCTGATTGCACCCTTCACACTCATCAAGAACAAGTTCTATATCAATCGTCTTTGTACTATAGCAAATGA
- a CDS encoding DUF1824 family protein encodes MYTDNPANFTVEAARKVLGAFSCIDSKAVESASEKALLRQALLLVTSLSDYQNLGICADTPTEGFLALESYLKALGYAATINEADITSGVDPVYIKFNSQKQSYYLNSYTGKYRGVLVSCQSSQDESIGGTYGHLPLDLFVE; translated from the coding sequence ATGTATACAGACAATCCAGCTAATTTTACCGTTGAAGCAGCGCGAAAAGTTCTTGGGGCTTTCAGCTGTATTGATAGCAAAGCTGTAGAATCAGCATCAGAAAAAGCTCTGTTGCGTCAGGCGCTATTGCTGGTCACTAGTTTGTCAGACTACCAGAATCTAGGAATTTGCGCCGATACCCCAACAGAAGGTTTCTTAGCTTTGGAATCTTATTTAAAGGCTTTAGGTTATGCAGCAACCATTAACGAAGCTGATATCACCTCTGGCGTCGATCCAGTGTATATAAAGTTCAACAGCCAAAAGCAGTCGTATTATCTAAATTCTTACACGGGAAAGTATCGCGGAGTATTGGTATCTTGCCAATCCTCGCAAGACGAATCAATTGGTGGTACCTATGGTCATTTACCGCTCGACCTATTTGTAGAGTGA
- a CDS encoding pseudouridine synthase, with amino-acid sequence MGKYRYILFYKPYGVLSQFTDCSRENQRRTLKDYISIPAVYPVGRLDWDSEGLMLLTNHGQLQHRLSDPRFQHPRTYWVQVERIPDAVARQQLQQGIVIENYRTRPAKVHLLDSEPQLPPRDRPIRFRKNVPTAWLEITLTEGKNRQVRRMTAKVGFPTLRLVRVAIAHLRFEGLQPGQWRDLTPDELNPLLKLTMLRQPQN; translated from the coding sequence TTGGGCAAGTATCGATACATTCTGTTTTATAAACCCTACGGTGTCCTGAGCCAATTCACAGACTGTAGTAGGGAAAACCAAAGGCGCACGCTTAAAGACTACATATCGATTCCTGCGGTTTATCCGGTTGGTCGTTTAGACTGGGACAGTGAAGGGCTAATGCTTTTAACTAATCATGGGCAACTGCAACATCGGCTCTCCGATCCACGATTTCAGCATCCTCGCACTTACTGGGTGCAAGTAGAGCGAATTCCAGACGCAGTTGCCCGGCAACAGTTGCAGCAGGGTATAGTAATTGAGAATTACCGCACTCGACCAGCAAAGGTACATTTGTTAGACTCTGAACCACAATTGCCGCCGCGCGATCGACCGATTCGGTTTCGTAAAAATGTCCCAACAGCATGGCTTGAGATCACGCTGACTGAGGGTAAAAACCGTCAGGTGCGGCGGATGACGGCTAAGGTGGGTTTTCCAACTTTGCGACTGGTGAGAGTGGCGATCGCTCACTTACGCTTTGAGGGGCTACAACCTGGACAATGGCGCGATCTAACTCCAGATGAACTGAATCCACTCCTAAAATTGACTATGCTCAGACAACCGCAAAATTAA
- a CDS encoding serine/threonine phosphatase, whose translation MLICPQCQLENPNTNKFCQGCGTSLTSKVCAECGTNVELSEKRCPNCGTETGTVWWAIISEAREYKEQGENSPLTTHPSLPVGAYLDQQQRYQLLEPLIFAAESTVNAEAQVRVLDCQPFQLSLLEATSVNAVIGMDIPAIAKTYIALKSNYSQVPAIHDAWQQGQQVVLVADRSDWQELNKLWHDEKTTPLQILHWLYDTVQLWAALEPWHCRQSLLELSNLRVDEDGKVGLQRLYPEPEAGKALTVQDLGQVWQRLFQESQRTKFGSLVELLADLQAGNVQTTDDLRSRLKAIAQEFQTDFTSTSDLQPVSLPAGGSEAIAVTLNNSATPTSQMNEPQDSLMRSDELPTLVLPLQLVSLEDAGCTDVGSQRHHNEDFFGIETAIHRLEFPNSQAIQARGLYILCDGMGGHAGGEVASTLAVKTLQQYFQTHWQTHQLPTKESIREAVLLANQAIYDLNQQDGRSGVGRMGTTLVLVLLQNTQVAVAHVGDSRLYRLSRKQGLEQVTLDHEVGQREILRGVEPAIAYSRPDAYQLTQALGPRDENFVNPDVQFLELSEDTLLILVSDGLSDNDLIEHHWHTHLEPLLTSEASLQHGVSRLIDLANQYNGHDNITAVLVRAKVSPKPEQ comes from the coding sequence ATGCTGATTTGCCCCCAATGTCAGCTTGAAAACCCAAATACCAACAAATTTTGTCAAGGCTGTGGCACTTCCCTGACTAGCAAGGTTTGTGCAGAGTGTGGCACCAATGTAGAGTTAAGTGAAAAACGGTGTCCGAACTGTGGCACGGAAACGGGAACGGTTTGGTGGGCGATTATTTCAGAGGCGAGGGAATACAAGGAGCAGGGGGAGAACTCACCACTCACCACTCACCCCTCGTTGCCAGTCGGGGCATATTTAGACCAACAGCAACGCTATCAGCTGCTGGAACCCTTGATATTTGCGGCAGAAAGTACTGTAAATGCTGAAGCACAGGTGAGAGTGCTGGACTGCCAGCCATTTCAACTATCCCTGCTGGAGGCAACCAGTGTTAATGCGGTCATTGGGATGGATATCCCAGCGATCGCCAAAACCTACATAGCTCTCAAATCTAACTACTCTCAAGTACCTGCAATTCATGATGCTTGGCAGCAGGGGCAGCAAGTGGTGTTAGTTGCCGATCGCTCTGATTGGCAGGAACTGAATAAACTGTGGCACGATGAGAAAACTACGCCGTTGCAGATTTTGCATTGGTTGTACGATACGGTGCAACTCTGGGCAGCACTGGAACCCTGGCATTGTCGCCAAAGCCTCTTAGAGTTGTCTAACTTGCGGGTGGATGAAGACGGAAAAGTAGGGCTACAACGCTTGTATCCTGAACCTGAAGCTGGAAAGGCTTTAACCGTGCAAGATTTGGGGCAAGTGTGGCAAAGGTTATTTCAAGAGTCCCAACGCACCAAATTTGGCTCTTTGGTTGAGCTGCTAGCCGATTTACAGGCTGGTAATGTTCAGACAACCGATGATTTGCGATCGCGCTTGAAAGCGATCGCCCAGGAATTCCAAACAGATTTTACTTCTACCTCTGATTTGCAGCCTGTATCGCTCCCAGCAGGAGGATCGGAGGCAATTGCAGTCACTTTAAATAACTCTGCTACGCCTACTTCTCAAATGAATGAACCACAAGATAGCTTGATGCGGAGCGACGAGCTACCGACACTCGTGCTGCCTCTTCAGTTAGTTAGCTTAGAAGATGCGGGTTGCACCGATGTAGGTAGCCAACGTCATCACAACGAGGACTTCTTTGGCATTGAAACGGCGATTCATCGACTAGAATTTCCTAACAGTCAAGCTATCCAAGCACGTGGTCTTTATATTCTCTGCGATGGTATGGGTGGACACGCTGGGGGTGAAGTGGCAAGTACCCTGGCAGTAAAAACGCTCCAGCAATACTTTCAAACTCACTGGCAAACCCACCAGCTACCAACCAAGGAGTCTATCCGCGAGGCAGTACTTTTAGCTAACCAGGCTATCTACGATCTGAACCAACAGGATGGTCGTTCTGGAGTGGGGCGCATGGGTACCACTTTGGTACTAGTTTTGCTCCAAAATACCCAGGTAGCGGTGGCTCATGTGGGAGATAGTCGGCTCTATCGGCTCAGTCGCAAACAGGGATTAGAGCAAGTTACTTTGGATCATGAAGTAGGACAAAGGGAAATCTTGCGGGGTGTAGAACCAGCGATCGCCTATTCCCGTCCCGACGCTTACCAACTTACCCAAGCCTTGGGACCAAGAGACGAAAACTTCGTTAACCCTGATGTGCAGTTTCTTGAACTGAGTGAAGATACCCTGCTGATTTTAGTATCTGATGGTCTTTCAGATAATGACTTGATAGAGCATCATTGGCATACTCACCTAGAACCATTGCTCACTTCAGAAGCTAGCTTGCAGCATGGAGTCAGTAGGTTGATTGATTTGGCAAATCAGTACAATGGTCATGACAACATCACTGCTGTATTGGTTCGGGCAAAAGTGAGTCCAAAGCCGGAGCAATAG